The Erythrobacter aurantius genome includes a window with the following:
- a CDS encoding hydroxyneurosporene dehydrogenase, producing MAIEPGGYSWWYIDAISADGRHGLTIIAFLGSVFSPYYKRSGRHDPLDHCSLNVALYGPDHRWVMHERPSGDVTRDARTLTIGTSQVRWDGTMLEIEIEERDTRLFNPFHRRVCGKVRVFPEALNPASFALDPAHNHIWHCMAPRARIEVEMQRPGLSWSGEGYFDHNRGSEPLESGFNVWHWSRAHMKSGAVVCYEGERGDGSVFASAIRFDREAIPVEVDLPAIAPLPRSKWQVERRTRSEIGVAHVRKTWEDTPFYARSELASKLYGEEVVAVQESLDMRRFASPVVQFMLPFRMPRQSAK from the coding sequence ATGGCTATCGAGCCGGGTGGCTACAGCTGGTGGTACATCGATGCGATCAGCGCGGACGGGCGCCACGGGCTGACAATCATCGCCTTTCTGGGCAGCGTTTTCTCGCCCTATTACAAGCGCAGCGGGCGGCACGATCCGCTGGATCACTGCTCGCTCAATGTCGCGCTTTATGGCCCGGATCATCGCTGGGTCATGCACGAGCGCCCGAGCGGTGACGTGACGCGCGATGCAAGGACGCTGACCATCGGCACCAGCCAGGTGCGCTGGGACGGGACCATGCTGGAAATCGAGATCGAGGAACGCGATACCCGGCTGTTCAATCCGTTCCATCGGCGGGTGTGCGGCAAGGTACGGGTGTTTCCCGAGGCGCTCAATCCTGCCAGCTTCGCGCTGGATCCCGCGCATAATCACATCTGGCATTGCATGGCCCCGCGCGCCCGGATCGAAGTGGAGATGCAGCGCCCGGGCCTTTCATGGAGCGGGGAGGGGTATTTCGATCACAATCGCGGCAGCGAACCGCTCGAAAGCGGTTTCAACGTCTGGCACTGGTCACGCGCGCACATGAAATCGGGCGCGGTGGTCTGTTACGAAGGCGAACGGGGTGACGGCTCGGTGTTTGCCAGCGCGATCCGGTTTGATCGTGAGGCAATCCCCGTCGAAGTCGATCTTCCGGCAATCGCCCCACTGCCGCGCAGCAAATGGCAGGTGGAACGGCGCACCCGTTCGGAAATCGGCGTCGCCCATGTGCGCAAGACGTGGGAGGACACGCCGTTTTACGCCCGTAGCGAGCTAGCGTCCAAACTCTATGGCGAGGAAGTCGTGGCGGTGCAGGAAAGCCTCGACATGCGGCGCTTCGCATCCCCGGTGGTGCAATTCATGCTGCCGTTCCGGATGCCCAGACAAAGCGCGAAGTAG
- a CDS encoding Fe(3+) ABC transporter substrate-binding protein — protein MKRMILGLAGVFALAACSGAEDAAPVADAGEVNIYSSRHYDTDLALYEDFTEQTGIKVNRIEADADALIERIQSEGEFSPADLLITVDAGRLWRAEEAGILSPVDSEVLNERLPAHLRHPDGLWFGLSTRARVIIYNKEQGTPEGLANYADLADPAWRGDICIRSSSNIYNISMLSAIIAHRGAEAAENWAKGVVANFARDPQGNDTAQIEAVAAGECRIAVVNTYYLARYAGGEGADRAIFDAIGVIFPDQDGVGTHVNISGAGVTVNAPNRANAIAFLEYLTSESAQRYFADGNNEYPAVNGLKANSAVEQLGTFKADTLNAAEIGRNQRQAVEIFDRAGWN, from the coding sequence ATGAAGCGTATGATTCTCGGCTTGGCCGGTGTGTTTGCCCTTGCGGCGTGTTCGGGTGCGGAAGATGCCGCGCCGGTCGCCGATGCGGGCGAGGTGAACATCTATTCCTCGCGCCACTACGACACCGATCTGGCTTTGTATGAGGATTTCACCGAGCAGACCGGGATCAAGGTCAACCGGATCGAAGCCGATGCCGATGCGCTGATCGAACGGATCCAGAGCGAAGGCGAATTCTCGCCCGCCGACCTGCTGATCACCGTCGATGCCGGACGGCTGTGGCGCGCAGAGGAAGCGGGCATTCTTTCGCCGGTTGACTCCGAAGTGCTGAACGAACGCCTGCCCGCGCATCTGCGCCACCCTGACGGGCTGTGGTTCGGCCTGTCGACCCGCGCGCGGGTGATCATCTACAACAAGGAGCAGGGCACGCCCGAAGGGCTCGCCAACTATGCCGATCTCGCCGATCCGGCGTGGCGCGGCGATATCTGCATCCGTTCGTCCTCCAACATCTACAACATCTCCATGCTGTCGGCGATCATCGCGCATCGCGGTGCCGAAGCGGCTGAAAACTGGGCCAAGGGTGTGGTCGCCAATTTCGCGCGCGATCCGCAAGGCAATGACACCGCCCAGATCGAGGCGGTGGCCGCAGGCGAATGCCGCATCGCCGTGGTCAACACCTATTACCTCGCGCGCTATGCCGGGGGCGAGGGCGCGGACCGTGCGATCTTCGACGCGATCGGCGTGATCTTCCCCGATCAGGACGGCGTGGGTACGCATGTCAACATCAGCGGCGCAGGCGTGACGGTGAACGCTCCCAACCGCGCCAACGCCATCGCTTTCCTCGAATATCTCACTTCCGAAAGCGCGCAGCGGTATTTCGCGGATGGCAACAATGAATACCCCGCCGTTAACGGGCTGAAGGCGAATTCGGCGGTCGAACAGCTTGGCACATTCAAGGCTGACACGCTCAACGCCGCGGAAATCGGGCGGAACCAGCGCCAGGCGGTGGAGATTTTCGACCGGGCCGGGTGGAACTGA
- the bchO gene encoding alpha/beta fold hydrolase BchO has product MSRPLDWNREGRIWPHRDASRFVPVGGATWHVQEMGEAGSPRLLLLHGTGASVHSWRGLMPMLAPQFQLLAPDLPRHAFTTGHRPDDMSLPRMAASLQRLLDQTGFQPDIIAGHSAGAALALQLALDHGFKGPIIGLNSALRPFPGPASQLFPALAKLLFVNPFVPRLFSAAASFGSEGERFIYRSTASHIDAEGLACYSTLLKNPHHTKGALAMMANWDLPTLQTRMHEVANPVLLVHSDRDATIPLEWAREAHANLPTSQLEVLHRLGHLAHEEAPEKAARLIEDLAAQYLTPAA; this is encoded by the coding sequence ATGAGCCGCCCGCTCGACTGGAACCGCGAAGGCCGTATCTGGCCTCACCGCGACGCCAGCCGCTTTGTCCCGGTGGGCGGAGCAACATGGCATGTGCAGGAAATGGGCGAAGCGGGCAGTCCACGCCTGCTGCTGCTGCACGGAACGGGCGCTTCGGTGCATTCATGGCGCGGGCTGATGCCGATGCTGGCGCCGCAGTTTCAACTGCTGGCCCCCGATCTGCCGCGCCATGCCTTCACCACCGGACACCGGCCCGACGACATGTCTCTGCCACGCATGGCCGCATCGCTGCAGCGCCTGCTGGATCAGACCGGGTTCCAGCCTGACATTATCGCGGGCCATTCCGCCGGAGCGGCGCTGGCGCTGCAACTGGCGCTCGATCACGGGTTCAAAGGGCCGATCATCGGGCTGAATTCGGCGCTCCGCCCTTTCCCCGGCCCGGCTTCGCAACTGTTCCCCGCGCTTGCCAAGCTGCTGTTCGTCAATCCCTTCGTGCCGCGCCTGTTTTCTGCCGCCGCCAGCTTTGGCAGCGAAGGCGAACGCTTCATCTACCGCTCCACCGCATCGCACATCGATGCCGAGGGGCTGGCCTGTTATTCGACGCTGCTGAAAAACCCGCACCATACCAAAGGCGCGCTGGCGATGATGGCGAACTGGGATTTGCCGACGCTGCAAACCAGGATGCACGAAGTCGCCAATCCGGTGCTGCTGGTGCATTCGGACAGGGATGCGACGATCCCGCTCGAATGGGCGCGCGAGGCGCATGCCAACCTGCCGACTTCGCAGCTTGAAGTCCTGCACCGGCTCGGCCACCTTGCGCATGAGGAAGCGCCCGAAAAGGCCGCAAGACTGATTGAGGATCTGGCCGCGCAATATCTTACGCCCGCCGCCTGA
- a CDS encoding ATP-binding protein: protein MARFPFSAIVGQDEMKQALLIAAVDPSVGGVMVFGDRGTGKSTAARALASLLPPITAHADCPYGGSKEDAERYPDVCGGGPLRKRPVPFVDLPLGATEDRVIGSLDLEKALRSGEKGFEPGLLAKAHRGFLYIDEINLLEDHLVDLLLDVAASGENVVEREGLSVRHPAKFVLIGSGNPEEGELRPQLLDRFGLSVEVRTPEAIETRVAIMKLVAANERDPEAFAAQWAAEDEKILKQVARGKARLAKLEPDEELLTDAAHLCLAVGADGLRGELTLMRAARALAALKGARSVKREHLIAVAPSALRHRLRRDVLDETGSTARITRAIEELFG, encoded by the coding sequence ATGGCACGCTTTCCCTTCTCCGCCATCGTCGGCCAGGACGAAATGAAGCAGGCCTTGCTGATTGCTGCGGTTGATCCCAGCGTTGGCGGGGTAATGGTTTTCGGCGATCGCGGCACGGGCAAAAGCACGGCGGCGCGCGCGCTGGCCAGCCTGTTGCCGCCGATCACCGCCCATGCCGATTGCCCCTATGGCGGATCGAAAGAGGATGCCGAACGCTATCCCGATGTGTGCGGCGGCGGGCCTTTGCGCAAACGCCCGGTACCCTTCGTGGACCTGCCGCTGGGCGCGACGGAAGACCGCGTGATCGGTTCGCTCGATCTCGAAAAGGCGCTGCGTTCGGGCGAAAAGGGGTTCGAGCCGGGCCTGCTGGCCAAGGCGCATCGCGGGTTCCTGTACATTGACGAGATCAACCTGCTCGAAGATCATCTGGTAGACCTGCTGCTCGACGTGGCGGCATCGGGTGAAAACGTGGTGGAGCGCGAAGGGCTTTCGGTGCGCCACCCGGCGAAGTTCGTGCTGATCGGCAGCGGCAACCCCGAAGAAGGCGAACTGCGCCCGCAATTGCTCGACCGGTTCGGTTTGTCGGTGGAGGTGCGCACGCCCGAAGCGATCGAAACGCGGGTTGCGATCATGAAGCTGGTCGCCGCAAACGAACGGGATCCCGAAGCTTTCGCGGCGCAATGGGCAGCGGAGGATGAGAAAATCCTCAAACAGGTCGCACGAGGGAAGGCGCGGCTGGCCAAGCTGGAACCGGACGAGGAATTGCTCACCGATGCGGCGCATCTGTGCCTTGCGGTGGGGGCGGACGGCCTGCGCGGCGAATTGACGTTGATGCGCGCCGCACGGGCTCTCGCCGCGCTGAAAGGCGCGCGCAGTGTAAAGCGCGAACATCTGATAGCGGTCGCTCCTTCGGCGCTGCGGCACAGGCTGCGGCGCGACGTGCTCGACGAAACCGGATCGACCGCGCGCATCACCCGCGCCATCGAAGAGCTGTTCGGGTGA
- a CDS encoding acyl-CoA dehydrogenase family protein produces the protein MLNTANRTAYNEDHEAFRDTVRKVLAEHMVPYLDQHEEEGIVPREAWKALGEAGMLCPTVKEENGGLGLDFGFNCVLAEELAYIGTSAGFTLQNDITVNYFERLGSPEQKEKYLPGMISGDIISAIAMTEPGAGSDLQGIRTTAVEDGNHLVINGSKTYITNGQNADVVIVVAKTDPTAGAKGTSLILVDADTPGFEKGRNLDKIGQHSADTSELFFQDVRVPKTNILGGENRGFIHLMEELPQERLSIAVSAMGGAQRAFDETVNFTKERKAFGSTVFQFQNTKFTLADLAAKLQVGWAHLDWAIARHLRGELTTGEASAAKLWHTEMQWEMVDACLQLHGGAGYMNEYAIARLWRDARVQRIYGGTSEIMKEVISRSI, from the coding sequence ATGCTGAACACAGCAAACCGCACCGCCTATAACGAAGACCACGAAGCATTCCGCGACACCGTGCGAAAGGTGCTCGCCGAACACATGGTCCCCTATCTCGACCAGCACGAGGAAGAAGGCATCGTCCCGCGCGAGGCTTGGAAGGCGCTGGGCGAGGCGGGGATGCTGTGCCCCACGGTGAAGGAAGAGAACGGCGGGCTCGGCCTCGATTTCGGCTTCAACTGCGTGCTGGCGGAAGAGCTCGCCTATATCGGCACCTCGGCCGGCTTCACGCTGCAGAACGACATCACCGTCAACTATTTCGAGCGGCTCGGCAGCCCGGAGCAGAAGGAGAAATACCTGCCCGGCATGATCAGCGGCGATATCATCAGCGCCATCGCCATGACCGAACCGGGCGCGGGCAGCGACCTTCAGGGCATCCGCACCACTGCGGTTGAGGACGGCAATCACCTCGTTATCAACGGGTCGAAAACCTACATCACCAACGGCCAGAACGCCGATGTGGTGATCGTGGTGGCGAAAACCGATCCCACCGCAGGGGCCAAGGGAACTTCGCTGATCCTCGTCGATGCCGACACCCCCGGTTTCGAAAAGGGCCGGAACCTCGACAAGATCGGACAGCATTCCGCCGACACGTCCGAACTGTTTTTCCAGGACGTGCGCGTGCCCAAGACAAACATTCTGGGCGGGGAAAATCGCGGCTTCATCCACCTGATGGAAGAATTGCCGCAGGAACGCCTCTCGATCGCCGTTTCCGCCATGGGCGGGGCGCAGCGCGCATTCGACGAAACGGTGAACTTCACCAAGGAACGCAAGGCATTCGGCAGCACCGTGTTCCAGTTCCAGAACACCAAGTTCACCCTCGCGGACCTCGCGGCGAAATTGCAGGTCGGCTGGGCGCATCTCGACTGGGCGATTGCCCGCCACCTGCGCGGCGAACTGACCACGGGCGAAGCCAGCGCGGCAAAGCTGTGGCACACCGAAATGCAGTGGGAGATGGTTGACGCCTGCCTGCAACTGCATGGTGGCGCGGGTTACATGAATGAATACGCCATCGCGAGACTGTGGCGCGACGCCCGCGTGCAGCGCATCTATGGCGGCACGAGCGAGATCATGAAGGAAGTGATCAGCCGTTCGATCTAG
- a CDS encoding magnesium chelatase subunit D — MNAGDAPTPFDDALLAAKLFIRSPLTFGGMVLRGSSPARDALVQALGEAMPCRKMPGHVDDERLLGGIDIAASLAAGKPVEMRGLLAEAVGGALIVPMAERLNEAVAGRLAQALDDRQVALILLDDGIEPDDAPPPSITERLAFHCDLGQSREWEAPSLNAGSGNTAPLCDDDLNALAATAAALGVQSLRPLIFASEAARVHAAMSGRNTAERTDLEAGARLVLAPRATQLPPMEQEPEPDEQEEPPPPPPDSNDTPSDSEQQPSEQELKDLIVEAALASIPPDLLEQLAKGNAPKRAGASGSGQKRKSGLRGKPLGARPGMPRGGARLALIDTLRAAVPWQGVRRREAGADADAPILMRKEDLRIRRFEEKAARVTIFTVDASGSAAAARLAEAKGAVELMLSQAYVTRSEVALIAFRGETAEMILPPTRSLTRAKRALAELPGGGGTPLAMGLNAAREVAHAVRGKGRTPSLVILTDGRANLDAKGQPGRQQAREDAEAAAKAIARDGIDALVVDISARPGPEGQALATAMLARFLALPRADAKALHQAISTVQSQPVPA, encoded by the coding sequence GTGAACGCCGGGGACGCCCCGACACCCTTTGACGACGCGCTGCTCGCCGCAAAGCTTTTCATCCGCTCCCCTTTGACATTCGGCGGCATGGTGCTGCGCGGATCAAGCCCGGCGCGCGATGCCTTGGTGCAGGCGCTGGGCGAGGCAATGCCGTGCCGCAAGATGCCCGGCCATGTCGATGACGAACGCTTGCTGGGCGGGATCGACATCGCCGCCAGCCTTGCCGCGGGAAAGCCGGTGGAGATGCGCGGTCTGCTGGCCGAAGCGGTCGGCGGCGCGCTGATCGTGCCGATGGCCGAACGGCTGAACGAGGCGGTGGCCGGACGGCTGGCGCAGGCGCTGGACGACAGGCAGGTGGCGCTGATCCTGCTCGACGACGGAATAGAGCCTGATGACGCGCCGCCACCGTCGATCACCGAGCGGCTGGCGTTCCACTGCGATCTGGGCCAGTCCCGCGAATGGGAGGCGCCTTCGCTGAACGCTGGCAGTGGCAATACCGCACCGCTGTGCGACGATGATTTGAATGCCTTGGCAGCGACGGCCGCGGCACTGGGCGTGCAATCGCTGCGCCCGCTGATCTTCGCCAGCGAGGCGGCCCGCGTCCATGCAGCCATGTCAGGCCGGAACACCGCCGAGCGGACCGATCTAGAAGCCGGCGCGCGGCTGGTGCTTGCCCCGCGCGCCACGCAATTGCCGCCGATGGAGCAAGAGCCGGAACCAGATGAGCAGGAGGAACCACCCCCTCCCCCGCCCGACAGCAACGACACGCCATCCGACAGCGAACAGCAGCCCAGCGAGCAGGAACTGAAAGACCTGATCGTCGAAGCCGCGCTTGCTTCGATCCCGCCCGACCTGCTGGAGCAACTCGCCAAGGGCAATGCCCCCAAGCGCGCGGGCGCAAGCGGTTCGGGGCAAAAGCGCAAGTCCGGTCTGCGCGGAAAGCCGCTGGGTGCGCGTCCGGGAATGCCGCGCGGGGGCGCGCGACTGGCGCTGATCGACACCCTGCGTGCTGCCGTCCCATGGCAAGGCGTGCGCCGCCGTGAAGCGGGTGCGGATGCCGACGCGCCAATCCTGATGCGCAAGGAAGACCTGCGCATTCGCCGTTTCGAAGAGAAAGCCGCGCGCGTCACCATCTTCACCGTCGACGCCTCCGGCTCCGCCGCCGCAGCACGGCTGGCGGAGGCAAAGGGCGCGGTCGAACTGATGCTGTCGCAGGCCTATGTCACCCGCAGCGAGGTCGCGCTGATCGCGTTTCGCGGCGAAACCGCCGAGATGATCCTGCCGCCCACCCGCTCGCTTACGCGGGCCAAGCGTGCTCTTGCCGAACTGCCCGGCGGAGGCGGCACTCCGCTGGCGATGGGGCTCAACGCTGCGCGTGAAGTGGCGCATGCGGTACGCGGCAAGGGACGCACACCCAGCCTCGTGATCCTGACCGATGGGCGAGCCAATCTCGATGCGAAAGGCCAACCCGGACGCCAGCAAGCGCGCGAGGATGCCGAAGCCGCTGCGAAGGCTATTGCGCGGGACGGGATCGACGCGCTGGTGGTGGACATCTCGGCAAGGCCGGGGCCTGAAGGTCAGGCGCTTGCCACCGCTATGCTGGCGCGGTTCCTCGCCCTGCCCCGCGCCGATGCCAAGGCGCTGCATCAGGCGATCTCTACCGTGCAATCGCAACCGGTTCCGGCATGA
- a CDS encoding ABC transporter ATP-binding protein, with protein MSLEFRHIAHAYGDVTALRDVSFTAPTGEITCLLGSSGCGKSTLLNLAAGLLDVQHGSVLVGGDVLAQPGANPPPEARPVGLVFQDGALFPHMTIAGNIGFGLPRGNRGEVDGWLERVGLSGLGARYPHELSGGQQQRAALARAMAPGPKVLLMDEPFASVDIVLRRRLRRDCRVLLREQGTTTVMVTHDPEEALDVGDRIAVMEEGRIVQFGTPEDLHERPATASVGAIFGGAQVMVASREGDALRTPLGLWPVTCVAGELPDAAALDLLIHAETLDCEPDAEGLWVRDVHPLGVASRVLLRNGSGDEMTVQTTSPVAEGSRYRVVPRVGSVRAFAHQ; from the coding sequence GTGAGCCTCGAATTTCGTCATATTGCCCATGCTTACGGAGATGTGACGGCGCTGCGCGATGTGTCTTTCACCGCGCCGACCGGCGAGATTACGTGCCTGCTTGGCTCTTCGGGCTGCGGAAAGTCAACCTTGCTCAATCTCGCGGCGGGACTTCTCGATGTGCAGCACGGCAGCGTGCTGGTGGGCGGGGATGTGCTGGCGCAGCCGGGGGCAAACCCGCCACCCGAAGCGCGGCCCGTGGGGCTGGTGTTTCAGGACGGCGCGCTGTTCCCGCACATGACGATCGCGGGCAATATCGGCTTCGGGCTGCCGCGCGGGAATCGCGGGGAAGTGGACGGCTGGCTTGAACGGGTCGGCCTGTCGGGCCTTGGTGCGCGCTATCCGCACGAACTTTCGGGCGGTCAGCAACAGCGCGCCGCGCTCGCCCGCGCGATGGCGCCGGGGCCCAAAGTGCTGTTGATGGACGAACCCTTTGCCAGCGTCGATATCGTGCTGCGCCGCCGCCTGCGCCGCGATTGCCGCGTGCTGTTGCGCGAACAGGGGACGACAACGGTGATGGTTACGCACGATCCCGAAGAGGCGCTGGATGTGGGTGATCGCATCGCGGTGATGGAAGAAGGGCGGATCGTGCAGTTCGGCACGCCTGAAGATCTGCATGAAAGGCCTGCCACCGCGTCTGTCGGGGCGATTTTCGGCGGGGCGCAGGTGATGGTGGCCAGCCGCGAAGGCGACGCTTTGCGCACGCCGCTGGGCCTGTGGCCGGTTACCTGCGTGGCGGGCGAACTGCCCGATGCCGCCGCGCTCGATCTGCTGATCCATGCCGAAACGCTCGATTGCGAACCCGATGCCGAGGGGCTGTGGGTGCGCGACGTGCATCCTCTGGGCGTCGCCAGCCGGGTGCTGCTGCGCAATGGATCGGGCGATGAAATGACGGTGCAGACGACATCGCCCGTGGCTGAGGGCAGCCGGTATCGCGTCGTTCCCCGGGTCGGCAGCGTCAGGGCTTTCGCGCACCAATAG
- a CDS encoding ferredoxin--NADP reductase yields MTETTTVSPIPPREAFEESGAVSVETITHVHQWNDDLFSLKMTRPASFRFRSGEFIMIGLPKEDGKPLLRAYSMASPSYAEELEFLSIIVQDGPLTSRLQHIKEGDPIYLGKKPTGTLVTDALLPGKRLFMLSTGTGLAPFMSLVRDPEVYEMFEEVIVVHSVRRVADLAYRELLESKLEGDPLLEDDQRERMIYVPTVTREPFRTQGRIQALIDDGRLFEQSKGPQRFVPEEDRVMLCGSMAMIKDHAADLEARGFEEGANNKPGQFVIERAFVG; encoded by the coding sequence TTGACCGAGACGACCACCGTATCGCCCATTCCACCCCGTGAAGCCTTTGAGGAAAGTGGTGCCGTTTCGGTCGAGACGATCACCCACGTCCACCAGTGGAACGACGACCTCTTCAGCCTCAAGATGACGCGCCCGGCGTCTTTCCGCTTCCGTTCGGGCGAATTCATCATGATCGGCCTGCCCAAGGAAGACGGCAAGCCGTTGCTGCGCGCCTATTCGATGGCTTCGCCCTCCTATGCCGAGGAACTCGAATTCCTTTCGATCATCGTGCAGGACGGCCCGCTGACCTCGCGGCTCCAGCATATCAAGGAAGGCGACCCGATCTACCTCGGCAAGAAGCCGACCGGCACGCTCGTCACCGACGCGCTGCTGCCGGGCAAGCGGCTGTTCATGCTGTCGACCGGCACCGGCCTTGCCCCGTTCATGAGCCTTGTGCGCGATCCCGAAGTCTACGAGATGTTCGAGGAAGTGATCGTCGTCCATTCGGTGCGCCGCGTGGCTGACCTTGCCTATCGCGAACTGCTGGAAAGCAAGCTCGAAGGCGATCCGCTGCTCGAAGACGATCAGCGCGAACGCATGATCTATGTCCCCACCGTCACGCGCGAACCGTTCCGCACGCAGGGCCGCATTCAGGCGCTGATCGACGATGGCCGCCTGTTCGAACAGTCGAAGGGTCCGCAGCGTTTCGTCCCCGAGGAAGACCGCGTGATGCTGTGCGGTTCGATGGCGATGATCAAGGACCACGCCGCTGATCTGGAAGCGCGCGGTTTCGAAGAGGGCGCGAACAACAAACCCGGCCAGTTCGTGATCGAGCGGGCGTTTGTGGGCTAA
- a CDS encoding ABC transporter permease, whose protein sequence is MSRLTQSAPSGARLAVHAPLIRLDRWTSGALALAALAALPILAILVSAPSGGMEAIAHLARTVLARYTGNTMLLMVLAGSIAAIVGTGTAWLVAAARFPGRRLFAWALVLPLAVPAYIAAYIYADLFDFAGPVQTALRGATGWESGDYWFPEIRSLPGGAFVLGIVLYPYVYLLARAGFAAQSQSQFRAARSLGATPSRAFWRVALPAARPAIAGGLALVLMEVLADFGVAEYFAIPTFSTGIFRSWLAMGDKQAALKLAAIMLIFVIGLIVIEARTRSGRTSGKDTLAVGRRDEALIALSPAGKALATIACALPVLLGFGIPAGALLWMAGSDAALSAMGDLAHYISGSLWLGIATSITCLAAGIVLAFAKARSNSSATSAAIRVSTLGYALPGALLAVGLLAPLGAVDVGLTRFARDSLGHTGGLILTGTSVVLVYALSVRFLTVAFNSIDGGLSRIPPSLDAAARSLGAGPRRVLARIYIPLLSPSLAAAAALVFIDTLRELPATLILRPFNLETLATRTYRLASDERLVEASIPALILLAAGLIPVLLLTRRPKS, encoded by the coding sequence GTGAGCCGCCTTACGCAATCCGCCCCGTCCGGTGCAAGGCTTGCCGTGCACGCGCCCCTGATCCGGCTTGATCGCTGGACTTCGGGCGCGCTGGCGCTGGCCGCGCTAGCCGCGCTGCCGATCCTCGCCATTCTGGTTTCCGCGCCCAGCGGCGGGATGGAGGCGATCGCGCACCTCGCCCGCACCGTGCTGGCGCGGTACACCGGCAATACAATGCTGCTGATGGTGTTGGCCGGGTCCATTGCCGCCATCGTCGGCACGGGCACGGCCTGGCTGGTGGCCGCGGCACGTTTTCCCGGACGCCGCCTGTTCGCCTGGGCATTGGTGCTGCCGCTGGCGGTCCCCGCCTATATCGCGGCCTATATCTATGCCGACCTGTTTGATTTTGCAGGGCCGGTGCAAACCGCCTTGCGCGGCGCGACAGGGTGGGAAAGCGGCGATTACTGGTTCCCCGAAATCCGTTCGCTGCCCGGCGGCGCATTCGTGCTGGGCATCGTGCTTTACCCCTATGTCTATCTGCTGGCGCGGGCCGGGTTTGCGGCACAAAGCCAAAGCCAGTTCCGCGCCGCACGCAGCCTTGGTGCGACGCCTTCGCGTGCCTTCTGGCGGGTGGCACTGCCCGCCGCGCGCCCGGCGATTGCCGGGGGACTGGCGCTGGTTTTGATGGAGGTGCTGGCCGATTTCGGGGTCGCCGAATATTTCGCCATCCCCACCTTCAGCACGGGGATTTTCCGCAGCTGGCTGGCGATGGGGGACAAGCAGGCGGCGCTGAAGCTGGCGGCGATCATGCTGATTTTCGTGATCGGCCTTATCGTGATCGAGGCGCGCACCCGTTCGGGCCGGACATCGGGCAAGGATACGCTGGCGGTCGGGCGGCGGGACGAAGCGTTGATCGCGCTTTCCCCGGCGGGCAAGGCGCTGGCGACCATTGCCTGCGCGCTGCCGGTGCTGCTGGGTTTCGGCATTCCGGCGGGCGCGCTTTTGTGGATGGCGGGCAGCGATGCCGCTCTCTCCGCGATGGGCGATCTGGCGCATTACATCAGCGGCAGCCTGTGGCTGGGGATCGCCACCTCGATCACCTGCCTTGCCGCCGGGATCGTGCTGGCCTTTGCCAAGGCTCGCTCGAACAGCTCAGCCACCTCGGCCGCAATCCGGGTTTCGACCTTGGGCTATGCCCTGCCCGGCGCTCTGCTGGCGGTGGGTCTGCTGGCCCCGCTGGGAGCGGTTGATGTCGGCCTGACGCGGTTTGCCCGCGATTCGCTCGGCCATACCGGCGGGCTGATTCTGACGGGGACAAGCGTGGTGCTGGTCTATGCCCTTTCGGTGCGGTTCCTGACGGTGGCGTTCAATTCGATCGACGGCGGGCTCAGCCGCATTCCACCATCGCTCGACGCAGCGGCGCGTTCGCTGGGCGCGGGGCCGCGCCGGGTGCTGGCGCGCATCTATATCCCGCTGCTCAGCCCCAGCCTTGCCGCAGCCGCCGCGCTGGTTTTCATCGACACGCTGCGCGAACTGCCCGCGACGCTGATCCTGCGCCCGTTCAACCTCGAAACGCTGGCCACCCGCACCTATCGCCTTGCAAGTGACGAACGGCTGGTGGAGGCATCCATACCCGCGCTCATCCTGCTGGCGGCGGGCCTGATCCCGGTGCTGTTGCTGACCCGCAGGCCGAAATCCTGA